A portion of the Melanotaenia boesemani isolate fMelBoe1 chromosome 2, fMelBoe1.pri, whole genome shotgun sequence genome contains these proteins:
- the LOC121631000 gene encoding retinal cone rhodopsin-sensitive cGMP 3',5'-cyclic phosphodiesterase subunit gamma-like, producing the protein MNASPPAGSALAPGGATGPTTPKKGPPKFKQRQTRTFKSKAPKPGQKGFGDDIPGMEGLGTDITVVCPWEAFGDMELSDLAKYGII; encoded by the exons ATGAACGCAAGTCCACCTGCAGGAAGCGCCCTGGCCCCCGGTGGCGCCACTGGCCCCACAACACCCAAGAAGGGACCACCCAAGTTCAAGCAGAGGCAGACTCGTACATTCAAAAGCAAGGCCCCCAAACCAGGCCAGAAGGG CTTCGGTGACGATATCCCTGGCATGGAGGGTCTTGGCACAGACATCACAGTGGTGTGCCCATGGGAAGCCTTCGGCGACATGGAGCTCAGCGACTTGGCCAAATACGGCATCATTTAA